A genomic segment from Propionibacteriaceae bacterium ZF39 encodes:
- a CDS encoding UTP--glucose-1-phosphate uridylyltransferase, translating to MSEQGLQRAVDKMTDAELPPATIEVFRHYYRALAEGATGRVAEDEIAPVTDLPLLTEQQVEESVARDALAKTVMIRLNGGLGTSMGITKAKSLLPVADGRSFLDLIVAQVQAARAQHGVRLPLLLMNSFRTREDTLDALAAYPDLAVDGLPLDFVQSSEPKLRADDLTPVEWPEDPELEWCPPGHGDIYPSLLGAGLLDELIDKGFRYALVANSDNLGATPDPLLAGWFASTGAPFAIEVCARTKADRKGGHLAVRRSDDRLILREVAQTAEEDMDAFTDENRHRWFSTNSLWWDLEQVRDVLVERDGVLGLPLIRNAKTVDPSDPSSPEVIQIETAMGAAIEVFEGATAIGVPRTRFLPVKTTNDLLLLRSDAYEVDDAGAVALVAEQACLVDLDPAFYKRLADFDERFPDGVPSLRDAERLVVRGSWTFGPDVTVRGAVDLADPGDPAQIEPGAELAGS from the coding sequence ATGAGCGAACAGGGTCTGCAACGGGCCGTCGACAAGATGACCGATGCGGAGCTGCCGCCGGCGACGATCGAGGTGTTCCGGCACTACTACCGCGCGCTCGCCGAGGGCGCCACGGGCCGGGTCGCCGAGGACGAGATTGCGCCGGTCACGGACCTGCCACTGCTCACCGAGCAGCAGGTCGAGGAGTCGGTCGCGCGGGACGCGCTGGCGAAGACGGTGATGATCCGCCTCAATGGCGGGCTCGGCACGTCGATGGGAATCACGAAGGCCAAGTCGTTGCTGCCGGTCGCCGACGGTAGGTCGTTCCTCGACCTGATCGTCGCGCAGGTGCAGGCAGCGCGGGCGCAGCATGGCGTACGCCTGCCGCTGCTGCTCATGAACTCGTTCCGCACGCGTGAGGACACCCTCGACGCGCTCGCGGCCTACCCCGATCTCGCGGTCGATGGCCTGCCACTCGACTTCGTCCAGAGCTCGGAGCCGAAGCTGCGCGCCGATGACCTGACGCCCGTGGAGTGGCCCGAGGACCCCGAGCTCGAGTGGTGCCCGCCGGGGCACGGTGACATCTATCCGTCCCTCCTGGGTGCGGGGCTGCTCGACGAACTCATCGACAAGGGGTTCCGCTACGCGCTGGTCGCCAACTCCGACAATCTGGGCGCGACCCCCGATCCGCTGCTGGCCGGCTGGTTCGCCTCCACGGGTGCGCCGTTCGCGATCGAGGTCTGTGCCCGGACCAAGGCCGACCGCAAGGGCGGTCATCTGGCCGTACGCCGCAGCGACGACCGCCTCATCCTCCGCGAGGTGGCCCAGACGGCGGAGGAGGACATGGATGCCTTCACCGATGAGAATCGGCACCGCTGGTTCTCGACCAACAGCCTCTGGTGGGACCTCGAACAGGTGCGGGATGTCCTGGTCGAGCGGGACGGTGTCCTCGGCCTGCCGCTGATCCGCAATGCCAAGACCGTCGATCCCAGCGATCCGTCGTCGCCCGAGGTCATCCAGATCGAGACGGCGATGGGGGCGGCGATCGAGGTGTTCGAGGGGGCCACGGCCATCGGAGTGCCGCGGACGCGGTTCCTGCCGGTCAAGACCACGAACGATCTGCTCCTGCTGCGGTCGGATGCCTATGAGGTCGACGATGCCGGCGCGGTCGCGCTGGTCGCCGAGCAGGCCTGTCTGGTGGATCTCGATCCCGCGTTCTACAAGCGCCTCGCGGACTTCGATGAGCGCTTCCCGGATGGCGTACCCTCCCTGCGCGACGCCGAGCGGCTCGTCGTCCGGGGGAGCTGGACGTTCGGCCCCGACGTGACCGTGCGCGGTGCCGTCGACCTGGCCGATCCCGGCGATCCCGCCCAGATCGAGCCCGGTGCAGAGCTGGCCGGCTCGTGA